The nucleotide window CACCCgagtgggctggggaagggagccCCGCCCCAGGGCTGCCGCGCTCTGAGGTTCCTAACGTGTATCGGGCATTGCCCGCCGCCGTTCTGCCCCTCCCGGTGTGCCTCTGTCCACGGAGCCAGGGCTCCGAGTAGCCCAAGTGCCAAGAgcatcagagagagagggtagccTCTTCCTGGCAGAGCCCGGTGAATGGGAGCGCTCGTGCTGGGGGATTGGGTTGCCACAGACCCCCAGACataagaagaaaatgtcatttatacTTTGCAAAGCACCTTTGCCATGACTTGGCCCAGTGAGTGGCTGCAGTATATGGTTCAGAGAACGGAGTCTCAGAGAACTGGGGTGGATCGCCTAGAGGACTAATGAGAGCCGGAGCCTCAGCCAAGGCTTCTCGACTCCTCAGTTCTGTGTCTGTCTGGCGCCCTTTCGTCCACACTGCCGCCCTTAACCTCAGGCTGCGTTGAGAGGCCTCCTGCGGGTGTCGGGCCAGACTAGACCAAGCCAGCATTTCTTTTTACGGGTAGGACCCGCCTCGGGTTCCTCAACACGGTATTCCTGCCTCCTCTCACCCCAGACAAGCTCTGAGGACACGTTCTAGAGGGTGCTCCTAAGTCACCACCTAAAACTGGATCCGTCAGAGGCTTCCCTAGGTAATAGTTTGTGGCCCCCTCTGGTTGctcttaccccccaccccccaggaccGGTGGATCTGGAGAGTATATGAGTTCTTCTCAACCTTGCATGCCATGAAAATATATGGGCCTGGGGGCCTCACCCCTGCACCAAGACAAGCTGAAGCAGCCGCTGAGGAGTAGGCCACGGAaatctctgtatattttttaaaagtcgcCTGGGTTTTCTCATGCATGGCctaggttgagaaccactgagctaaAGCAATACTGAGGCATAGCTGATTTTATAAGCTGCGGATCCTATGGCCCCTGcttaattcttgttttttttttttaagatttatttatttatttatttgacagagagacagacagacagacagacagtggagagggaacacaagcaaggggagtggaagagggagaagcaggcttcccgctgagcagggagcccgatgtaggcttgttccagggaccctgggatcatgacttgagctgacggcagacacttaatgaccaagccaccccGGTACCCCCTTAATCCattttttattcaacaaacatttcctggCCACTCACTATGTGCCAGTTAGCCTCACACTGCACTATAGTGGTATAAGATCAATTCAGACAGATTCCGCTCTTCATCGGCTTCACAAAAGTTTATGTATTATTAACTTCAGTTTAAGATTTTCTTGaaacgaggggtgcctgggtggctcagtgggttaagcctctgccttcggctcaggttatgatcccagggtcctgggatcgagccctgcatcaggctctctgctcagcggggagcctgtttcctcctctctctctctctgcctgcctctctgcctgcttgtgatctctgtctgtcaaataaataaataaataatcttaaaaaaaaaaaaaagattttcttgaaACAAATCAGTAggtctaaggaaaaaaaaaaaggcagtgtgaTTTACCGATCCCAGCCAATATCACACCGCATGTGAGTGAGCTAACTTAGAGGTTTCATGGCAAAGAAAGGCTTACTTGTGACTTACTAGGACCAGTATGAGAATTTGCTGAAATCAAAAAGTCCATTATCCAaatcaataataattatttttgcacatttttctaATATGGGTCAATACACAGAAGATTGTAAGTGTAAGCGACAGAATTATGTACTTTGCAAAAACTAtgggaaaaatctgaaaaacattttatggtTATTGGTAAATTTGGAGCTGGTTTTTCAATTTATGCCATGCCCTTTTGTACCCTGTGTTAATACTGAGTTGACCTAAGAGTTTGTGAATTTATTATGGACAGATACGGTTTTGAAATGGAGATGCTTTCACTTCAAACTAAACTCAATTGTTCGAAAAATGATGAGTCAGTTTTATTAATGTAGATTCAAATAGTCAAGGAAAATGATATTTTGGTATTTAagtttttagaaaacttttttaaagattttatttatttatttatttgacagaaagcagggggaacagcgagggagagagggagaagcaggctccctgctgagcagggagcccgatgcagggcttgatcccaggaccctgggatcatgagcggagtggaagacagacccttaactgactgagccacccaaccaccTAGTTTTTAGAAAACTTCCCAGTATGTTAAGAACAGTTTGGGCGTGTGATTCTGTTTTTTTGAGAATACAttttgtaaaatctaaaaaaaaaaccctaagacaGGTTCCTAATACATGAACATCAACTAGGTTGGTAAGAGCATGTaagagctcccctcccccagaagcacATAGAAGTGTTGTTACAAGATCTCTTCAACTGAGTGATAAGTAATAAAGGATAAGAGCCTGAGAGCAGTGGTGAATGAGTCATCCAGAACTGGAAATTCATAAAACAGCATCCCTCCTGGCTAATTCCTCTCTCAGGGAGGAAGTGGTGGAtgcgggcaggggcagggggccagTGGCAAGGGCACAGAAAGTATgctgggcagaggctgggagTGGCAGGTCCCTGGCAAAGCCAAGTCACCTTGGTGGTGTCGGATGGTTGCTAGAGGAGATCAGCCTCTCACTCTTCTGTCTCTCATGTGCctctctctgattctttcttttagtGACCTGCAGGATCCCGTTGTATGTCTTGCTGGTCATCCAGATGGCTCACCAGTTTCTTCTAGCAATTCCATCCCTGTTGTTCCTCAGGCCACCATTCTGTCCCAGGTCTCCAGTGCCTTCTCTTTTCCTGAACCTCTAAATCATCCACCTATAACCCAGAGCCCTCCTTCTCCAACACAAGTGATttaccttccttctccccagccttCAGCTCCCCTAGCTTCGAGCTCTGCCATTGATACGCCCCCCAGTTCTGGAACTATCTCTTCCCCTATGCCCCAAACTGATCTTTCCCACACACTGCCACCTGTGAAATCCTCACTTTCCTCTCCCACCTCGTCTGCCCCTGTGGATGCCATCACGGCCACCTCACCTCCTGACAATACAGGTAAGTATGGCGGAGCCAGGCTGCTGCTGTTTGTTACAATCTGGCTTCTGGAAACGCAGGAGCTAGCCTGCCTAATCAAGTTACCTGTGATAAGACCAGGTTGACCCTTTCTTTTTATGATGTCTGCTTGATTTTGAGAGCTTTCCTCCAGACATTCATAGAACATAGATATGGCTGAGTTTGATTGTTTTGAGCAAGAGAGTGGAGAAATAGCTCTGAGGCAAACATACCCCATTTTATCAAGATGAATTAGTTCACAGGTTGGTTTCTTCCACAAAAGGTTATGAGGTCACTGTTTCCAACATTCTGAAGAGGAAAATTTTGAactttatttactgttttttaaagattttatttatttatctgacagacaccgagggagggaacacaagtaggggtagtgggagagagaagcaggcttcccactgagcagggagcctgatgcggggctcgatcccaggaccccgggatcctgacctgagccgaagaccaatgcttaaccaattgagccacccagtcacccctcttttatttttttaaagattttatttttacataatctctacatccagtgtggggtttgaagtcgtgaccctgagatcaagactcgcatgctcttttatttttttttaatttttaaattttttattttattttattttaagattttatttatttatttgacagagagagaggagatcacaagtaggcagagaggcagccagagagagagggggaagcaggttccccactgagcacagagcccgatgtggggctcgatcccaggaccctgacatcatgacctgagctgaaggcagaggcttaattcactgagccatccaggcgcccctcgcaTGCTCTTTTagactgaaccacctgggtgcctctgttGGGTTTTTTGAAGtatcatttacatacaataaaattcatcCAGATCTGTGGATAGATGAAATTTTTATAGTTACACAAGGTTGGATTAAATACCCAGACCCGCTCAACCACCATCATGATATGTAACATTTTCACCACCCCCAAAGTTCCTTCATGTTCCTTTGTAGTCAACTCCTATCCactacccccagcccctggccaccactgactgatctgttttgttttcctatacttttgatttttctaaaatgtcttatGAAGAGAATCCTAAGATATGCAGCCTTTTGGGTCTGGCTGCTTTCAGTTGACATAATATATTGGAGAATTGGAGATCTGTCTACATTGTTGCAATTATCAGTGTCTCCTACCTTTTAATTACTGAATAATAGTCCACTGTACAGAGGGttcacagtttgtttatccattctttctttccttttttttttttttaaagattttatttatttatttgacattcagagatcacaagtagcagagaggcaggcagagagagaggaggaagcaggctccctgctgagcagagagcccaatgcggggctcgattccaggaccctgggatcatgacctgagctgaaggcagaggctttaacccactgagctacccaggcgcccccatccatTCTTTAGCTGATAGATCTTGAGTTGTTTCCAGCTTGGGGGTATAATGAAAAGCCTCTATAAACATTCACAAACAAGTCTTCTTGagacatgtttttctttccctggggCAAATACCTAGGAGTCGTGGAGTCCGTCGTGTTTCTTTATTAGTGATTTTTCCAGTACGTGTTCATAAAATGATTTGGCTTCTCTGTCGCAGAAATGGTTTATACCAGCAGCATCAGTGATTCTGATCTTGAGAGTCAAGTGTCCCAGATGGAAAAGGCTCTGTCCTCGGGTAGTTTGGAGCCTAACCTCGCGGGAGAAATGATAAACCATGTCAGCAAACTCCTTCATTCCCCACCTGCCTTGCTGGCTCCTCTGGCCCAGAGGTAGGTATTAGCAAACTGATGTGCGCAGGAGAGGGGACCCTCTAATGACAATGATACTTCTTATCAGGATTAATTACAGCCAAGTATTTTTCTCACACAGAAAAGGTTCATAATGTTTTGTTACATTGCTACTGCATATTCTGCTTCGAGTGGGGAAGACAAGGTGGGAGTGTTGAATTTGAACCACTTGTCTTTACAGATTGCTAAAAATAGTGGATGACATTGGCTTACAGCTGAATTTTTCCACCAAAACCGTAActctcacctccccttccttGGCTCTGGCCGTAATCAGAGTGAATGCTAGTAATTTCGACACAACTACCTTCGCTGCCCAAGACCCTGCAAATCTTCAGGTACATCCTAattctttgtgaaaaaaaaaaaacctttttttgtcTATGATTATAGCCTCCGTGTACTTCGTGCTGGAGGCAATTACTGCTTACAGTCAGGGGTGatactcaaaatatttaacatctaGAACAGTGCAGCAACGCAGAATCAGAAACAGGACATTGGTCTTGGCTGAAGCAGGATCTGAGAGGTCCTTGGGCCCAGTGTTAACCTTCTGGCACCTAGATTATGGAAGTtttgcagggaggtggggggctcaGGTGGGGAGAAGTGTCCAGTAGAGGGTTCTGGGCAGTTGCAAGAGAGCAGGGACATCAGCTACTTACCAacccatttcaatattttaacaagCATTTGGACTGCACTGGTGTCAGTAGCGGAGCTGAGTATCAGTCCTGTTTCTAGCATTTTCTATCCACCTATTAGAGGGATTAGGGGCTGGAAAAGCCCAAGTCAGACCAAGTCTTGCCCTTTTTGCCTCTTAACTTGATTTGTATAGTTTTCCCTTTTCAAGTTTAGTGCATGCGGTTCTACAAAGACTTTGCCCTAACAGGCGGCCAGTTGGTGTGTCTGGAGTTATGGTTTTCAgcactgctccccacccccctgccgaCCCAGCCCCAGTTTTGTTGAGCTATAACTGACACAGAGCATCCTACACTTTCCGATGGTttctatatatctttaaaatgtttcctttcctgctctgagGACTTGTCTCTCTATTATACATCCTCTCCAGTTTCATAGCGATCAGAGAGACAACAACCGATTTGACAGAGGTTGCCACAAATAAATGCCTTTACAGGATCCTCCTCCTTAATTAGTCCTTACGTTTTCCATCTATTCATTATACTAGCCCAGGCATTTTTATTATCTCTTACTTGATTTTCAGGTTTCTCTGGAAACCCGGCCCCCTGAGAACAGTATTGGTGTTATTACGCTGCCATCATCACTGATGAGTAATTTACCAGCTAATGATGTGGAGCTCGCTTCCAGGGTTCAGTTTAACTTCTTTGAAACACCTGCCCTGTTTCAGGTAAGGTTAATGCTAACTGCTttgggtttaggttttattttggtggggggcagtttcgtttctttttcattctccatGAAAGcagcagttttttaaatttatttatggtgTTCTGCAgcttattttgatttatttatttcagaggtttatttatttatttgagagagagagagtgtgcagtggggaggagccaagggggaaggagagagaaactctcagcagactccccgctgagcacagagtccaacacagggctcgatctcctgactctgagatcatgacttgaccggaaaccaggagtcaggcgcttaaccacCCGCCATCACCCAAGTGCCCTTccagtttgtttttaaacaggaCCTAAGGATAAATAACGATAACTAATGTTAGCCTGCTACTGTGCACTcagaaatgttaacttttttttttaaagattttatttatttgacagagatcacaagtaggcagtgaggcaggcagagagggagcggggaggaagcaggctccctgctgagcagagatcccgatgcggggctcgatcccaggaccctgagatcatgacctgaaccgaaggcagaggctttaacccactgagccacccaggcgcccgggaaatGTTAACTTTAATCCTCCCAACGACCCTGTGAGGGAGAAACTATTCAACGACTATGCCAGCTTTGCAGATGAGGGCAAGGAAGTGCAGAGAGCTTAACTTGCTTGAGAACACACAGTTTAAGCAACTTCGAGTTCGATTCTCTTGACAGTTCCTGAGGGTCCTGTTCTGTCGGTCTGTGAAATTTCCGTCAGTAGCTAGAGCACGGTATGGCGGAACAGGCTCTGTTTCTAATCGTGGGCCCACCAAGGAATAAAGGGACTTTCCCAAGGGTTACTCCTTGACCCTCAATTTCAATTTCTCACCTGGATTATAAAATCAACCATGTGAACTTAACTGTTCTTTAGGGTCCCTTCCTGCTCTAAAAGCCATCTTGTTGATTCTTTGGTGTGCTAGGACCCTGCCCTGGAGAACCTCTCTCTGATCAGCTACGTCATATCGTCCAGCGTGGCAAACCTGACAGTCAAGAACTTGGCAAGAAACGTGACGGTCACCTTAAAGCACATCACCCCAAGCCAGGTGTGGGAGGCCCGTCTGGTCTCTCCTTGGACCAGATGCACTTGCACAAACCACGTCTGTCAGACTTGGCCTGAAAGAAGGAGATGGAGCGGAACCTCACACTCGGTTTAGGCACTGTGTGAGGCTAGGATCATAGGGTCGCTCTGCTGGGTTTTAGCGAGCCTAATAACTGATCACCTCATTTCCAAGAAGGTGCAGCGCAAAAGCCAGCTACTGTCCAGTTTAGTGCATTGAGATCTGCGGCTACAGGTCTGATTCTCACCCCCCAAGGGAAAACATCTCTCACTTCCGTTCAGATTGAGCAGTACCTGTGACCATACTACTCAAAGTCTGGTCTGCAGGCCTGTACCTTTGGCATCAGCTGGGCACTTGTGAGAAATGCCCACTTTGAGGCCCCACTCTGATTCCTGGAATCAGAATGTGCGTTTCAGCAAGGCCTCAAGGTGGTTCCTGTGCACAACCGCTGAGTTTAAGAAGGAGTGCTGACCTATGAGGGACTCACTTGCTGCTAGGGactagaataaaataagaattctcccaatatcaagaatgagattctgaaatttgaaattttcatattgtttttccaattgcttttcagttttttcagTTCCGTGAATTGATTATTTGTCACTTATCTTTCCACGGCAGGATGAATTAACCGTGAGATGTGTATTTTGGGACTTAGGCAGAAATGGTAGGTACCGGTCGTACCTTTTTCAGTCTCGAGTGGGCAGgggtggagaagaggaagaaggggcaaTCATTGAGACCGTGGCCTTGCTGACGGGACAGATACTCTTCCCCAAACCACCAGGGGGCCGAGGAGGCTGGTCGTCGGATggctgctctgtgaaagacaggAAGCAGAATGAGACCGTCTGTACGTGCAGCCACCTTACAAGCTTTGGCGTCCTACTGGTAATGACCCCACGCTACATGGCTTTTGACTCTGGGTCTGCAGGGCAGCTGGGCGTCCCGACATGATGTCTAATGTGATGGATGAATTTGATCAGCAGATAGGATATTGTAGCAAACTTACCGAACAATGAAATTACTCCTCCAATGAGCAAATGCACTTGAAACATAATACTTGGGGTactgggatggctcagtcagtttagtgtcggctctcaggtcaggtcatgattccagggtcctgggatcgagctctgtgtcagcctccctgctcagcggggagcctgcttttccctctgtggctccccctgcttgtgctctctttctctctgtctttctctcaaataaataaaatctttaagaaaagaaaaagaaagatcataTTTGACAGTggaatgcttttttccccccagtctatttttatacataaattttcctcttttaaataacAGGGCCTAGGGGATTCAGATTAAAATGGGTAAGAAAAATTGTTTAGTTTGCATTGCCCTTTaaaccctccttttttttttttttttaagattttatttatttatttatttgagagagagagagagagcaggagcagacaggagagggagaagtaggctccctgcccagcagggagcccgacacaggactggatttaagaccctgagatcatgaccagagccaaaggcagacgcttcaccaactgagccacccaggcactgcacactttaaaattttcataaagggcgcctgggtggctcagtcattaagcatctgcctttggctctggtcatgatcccagggtcctgggattgagccccacatccggctccctgtttggcaagaagcctgcttctccctctccctctccccctgcttatgttcccttgcttgctgtgtctctgtcaaataaacaaaatctttaaaaaaatttcttttttcataaaatgctCTGTcatcagttttcttatgtaatctcTCCAACAGTCCTACGAGACAGGTGGAATGGGGtgttgttactgttattttaGGAAGTTGGAATTAAGACTTTGGATGGCCAGTGTCCTAGTAATAGAACTAAGAAATGTAAGAATCTGAAGCCAAATTCAGGTCTTTAGGCTCCTAGCCTAGTGCTTTTCCAGTGCATCGTAATGCCACCGTGTCACTGACCGGACAGATTCTCTTCCCAACGCTGACAGCTGGCCAAGGAGGCTGTTCGGGTGGCTGCTCTGGGAAAGACGGGAAGCGGAACGAAACCACCTGTACCTATCACGtacatgggctttggagtccaCCAGACCAGAATTTGGGTCCCGGCTCCTCCATTTCATACTTGGGTGCCCTTGGGCAAATTATcgaccctctctgggcctcggtttcacTATTTTTATGTGATGATAATAATTGGGTCTACCTTGTAGGTTTGTTGATTAAACTATGGATGGGCACTTCGAACActctaataataatattattattattattggttattATTGGTTTACAATAATAAATGTAAACCATGGCTCTTTAATGTATTGAAAATATTTGGTCTTGAAAGCAGTGTTTTATTTTGCAGGATCTATCTCGGACATCCTTGCCACCTTCTCAGATGATGGCTCTGACGTTTATTACCTATATTGGTTGTGGGCTTTCATCAATTTTTCTGTCAGTTACTCTGGTAACCTACTTAGCCTTTGAGTGAGTATCCACACCAGACACTTGGGGTATAGGATGCAGTACCCGTCTCTACTGCCAAAATGTATTAATTATATGTGCTCTTTGGGCTACATTATCCTATATACCATCCAGTGGTGCCACCTGTATGTGAAACTTCGTGGGACTTTTTGGTTAAAATGCTCACTTCCTTCTACTAGTTTGTACACTTACTGAAGGCAGaggttgtgtctttttttttttaagattttatttatttatttgacagacagagatcacaagtaggctgagaggcaggcagagggagagggagaagcaggctccccactgagtgaagagcccgatgtggggcttgatcccaggaccctgggatcatgacctgagccgaaggcagaggctttaaccccctgagccacccagatgctccagaGGTTGTGTCTTAATCATCTTTTTACCCTAGAATGATGCCTGCTGTCTAGCTGACATTAGGTGTAAAATGAAAGATGGAGGCAGACCTTGAAACTCAAGAGCTTCTGATCTGATGATAGACCATAGCTTTGCGTACAGTATAAGAGCTCTTTAAGTTACTGAGTTTCTAAGTTATACTGAGTAAACGAAAGATTAAAAACAGTAGCAGGTATGGGGATGAAGAAGAATAAGAGGCATAAGACCTCCCTGAAAAAGATCGATATTTCATGAGTGCAGTTTTGTAAGTCCAACCAGAATGCATTACAAATAATGGCATCTCCTTCTTGGCTTACGTGAAGGGTCCCTTTGGTCATTTTGggatgtgggggggtgggggggcagattCCAACAAATTCtgttgggaaaaaagaaaataggcacTTTCATTACATTAACTAAATTAAAGAGTATGTAAGTTCTGGGGTTTAGATTTTGGACACTGCttagaaaatgtagaaatttaCTTGCAGTGCCAAACTAAGGGTCCAGCTGTAACTATAGATCTTCTAGTGGACCTTTGGAAGTATGATTAATGAGACTAAATGACCATCAGGCCAGCCATGACTCAGAATGATTTCACCAGATCCAGTTTCTCACACATAGACATGCACATGTCATCAGTTCGCTCTgatttcctctgcctctttcatTTAGCTATAGTTTAAACTCTTCTCTCCGTGATCTAATTTTAACTTATAGCATAATAGGGGATCTGGCTCTGTTTGAAGATCTGAATGTAGGAGCCTGTTGTAGGAGAAGCAACAGCAGTGCTTCTCGAAGTCATTTGGGGAGAAATTAAGGTGGACGCTCAGTCGATTTCACTACAAATTACTTAAAAGGATGGGTCAGCTGTCAGCATGTGAAAGGTTCCCCTGAAGAGATTTTCCATATTGTTAGGACAGCAGATACTCTGTTTTGAGTTTTCCTTTGTTGCTGTTTGGGTTGCTGATTTTTAATGTCTGCCCTAGCCCCACTGggacacacacagggaagaaatTGAGGCATATAGACGTTgaccaaaaaacacaaatacatttcTTAGATATGCTCACATAAGGCTTGTCAGATTGCGGTGCTAATTCTTTTCTCGTCCTCTCCTTTTAGGAAGCTTCGGAGGGATTACCCTTCCAAAATCCTCATCCAGCTGTGTGCGGCTCTGCTCCTGCTGAACCTGGCGTTCCTCTTGGACTCGTGGATAGCTCTGTACGACATGCGAGGCCTCTGCATCTCCGTGGCTGTATTTCTGCACTATTTTCTGTTGGTCTCATTCACCTGGATGGGCCTGGAAGCATTCCATATGTACCTGGCCCTTGTGAAAGTGTTTAATACTTACATCCGGAAATACATTCTCAAATTCTGCATTGTTGGTTGGGGTATGTATAATTTGGCTTGCACATGGCCTGGGCTTTCTCCAAAGCTCTTGCCCTGCTGTTCTGGTTTTTCATCAGGTAGAGACAATGGTAAAGCGGGTCATACTTAGCAGGTTTCTTAAACAGCTGTATTGTCCTTACATGGTGCCCTGCCCAAAGGGCAACCTtgtccagtctctctctctttttttctttttttttttttttcaggatttgtttatttgttttagaggggcgggcagagggagagggagagagaaccttgaGCAGACTCggtgctgagtgcggagcccagtgtggggctcggtGTCATAACCCTGACAGGTAATCTAACCTGTGCTTGAACACTTCTGTTATTAGGGAGCTCattatctttgttaaaaaaagaaaaaaattcaactgactaaattttaaagatcttattggctCTATTCAGAGAATTCATGAATCAACAGCATCCAGTCTAGCAGACAGAAAGGAGCTAtacaggggctcctgagtggctcagtgggttaaagcctctgccttcggctcaggtcatgatcccagggtcctggtattgagccccgcatcgggggcgggggggtggggtgtctctgctcagcagggagcctgcttcctcctctctctttgcatgactctctgcctatttgtgatctctgtcaaacaaataaaataataaataaaatcttttaaaaaaaaaaggagttgtaCAAAAGGAAAGATGTTGAtaggcaaaggaaacaggaaTAACCAAGTTATGCTAGGCAAAAAAGCAAGTTCGTTATGGCCAGGTTCCTTTCCTTTAGGGGATGACAGAAGTGTCCATCAGGCAGATTACCTAAACTAGCGCTAATAATGTGATTCccggtttaagattccatttctgggagagctgaAATTGTAATTAAGTCAAGTCTCTGTTTCATGACCCGGGGCTTGCCATAAATGACTCAATTCTAGGTCTGTTGTCTGGTTTTTAATACCTTACAAAGCAGCCAATAACCATTTTCTAAAGCCCTACAGCTCTGATTTCCCATTAAGTTCACTTGTCTCTCTGACGGCACTCACCCAGTggtcttatttttgctttatacggcaaaaaaataataagctgaCACCTCTCTGCCAAAGAGCCCTTTAGATAATCTACAAGTAATATATAACACTGTGAAAAATGCCCtgtttttccatgtattttcataCAAGTAACCCCACGAAAGACAAGCCGGTGAGGTTATCACAAGGCAGTTTATTGCTAACATCAGGTAAGGAAACCGGCTTAAAGCGATGACGTGATTTACCCAATTCACATAGTTTGAGAGCAGCCCCGCCTGGCTTTCTGATTTCTCATGCGTGTCCTTTCCACTGAATTAGAGCCGCCATCCCTCCCTGTCTTCTTTTTCAGGCTAAATATTCCTTCAGCTATCCTCTACACAGCAGTGCCGCAGACCCTTTACCACCCTTGTCACCCACCTGTCATTATATCTCTGTCAAGAATAACAGAACACCTTTCCAGAGAGATGAGTCGCTTCTTCCTAGAAAAATCAACCACTGCTTCTGACATTGGGCATGGATTCAGTCTTTGTGGAATACCAAA belongs to Lutra lutra chromosome X, mLutLut1.2, whole genome shotgun sequence and includes:
- the ADGRG2 gene encoding adhesion G-protein coupled receptor G2 isoform X11; the encoded protein is MFFSGRQCGHVGRPEEVLPLFKIFLIIIYLHVVLVTSLEENADNSSLLSPSVESSFVGFVPYTNDATSSVLSTLNKTEKTKITIVKTFNASGVKPQRNICNLSSICNDSAFFRGEIMFPYEESNGTQNQNAANGTLSGILSLRESRRSELNKILQTLSETYFTVCATAEAQSTLNCTFTIKMNKTMNICAVMVALKRAKIHPMEQCCCSVRIPCPSSPEELGKLQCDLQDPVVCLAGHPDGSPVSSSNSIPVVPQATILSQVSSAFSFPEPLNHPPITQSPPSPTQVIYLPSPQPSAPLASSSAIDTPPSSGTISSPMPQTDLSHTLPPVKSSLSSPTSSAPVDAITATSPPDNTEMVYTSSISDSDLESQVSQMEKALSSGSLEPNLAGEMINHVSKLLHSPPALLAPLAQRLLKIVDDIGLQLNFSTKTVTLTSPSLALAVIRVNASNFDTTTFAAQDPANLQVSLETRPPENSIGVITLPSSLMSNLPANDVELASRVQFNFFETPALFQDPALENLSLISYVISSSVANLTVKNLARNVTVTLKHITPSQDELTVRCVFWDLGRNGGRGGWSSDGCSVKDRKQNETVCTCSHLTSFGVLLDLSRTSLPPSQMMALTFITYIGCGLSSIFLSVTLVTYLAFEKLRRDYPSKILIQLCAALLLLNLAFLLDSWIALYDMRGLCISVAVFLHYFLLVSFTWMGLEAFHMYLALVKVFNTYIRKYILKFCIVGWGVPAVVVTIVLAISPNNYGLGSYGKFPNGSPDDFCWINSNAVFYITVVGYFCVIFLLNVSMFIVVLVQLCRIKKKKQLGAQRKTSIQDLRSVAGLTFLLGITWGFAFFAWGPVNVTFMYLFAIFNTLQGFFIFIFYCVAKENVRKQWRRYLCCGKFRLAENSDWSKTATNGLKKQTVNQGVSSSSNSLQSNSNSTHSTTLLVNTDCSGLVSGNGNASTEKNGVSFSVQNGDVCLHDFTGKQHMFTEKEDTCNGKSRIALRRTSKRGSLHFIEQM
- the ADGRG2 gene encoding adhesion G-protein coupled receptor G2 isoform X9; its protein translation is MFFSGRQCGHVGRPEEVLPLFKIFLIIIYLHVVLVTSLEENADNSSLLSPSVESSFVGFVPYTNGTPDATSSVLSTLNKTEKTKITIVKTFNASGVKPQRNICNLSSICNDSAFFRGEIMFPYEESNGTQNQNAANGTLSGILSLRESRRSELNKILQTLSETYFTVCATAEAQSTLNCTFTIKMNKTMNICAVMVALKRAKIHPMEQCCCSVRIPCPSSPEELGKLQCDLQDPVVCLAGHPDGSPVSSSNSIPVVPQATILSQVSSAFSFPEPLNHPPITQSPPSPTQVIYLPSPQPSAPLASSSAIDTPPSSGTISSPMPQTDLSHTLPPVKSSLSSPTSSAPVDAITATSPPDNTEMVYTSSISDSDLESQVSQMEKALSSGSLEPNLAGEMINHVSKLLHSPPALLAPLAQRLLKIVDDIGLQLNFSTKTVTLTSPSLALAVIRVNASNFDTTTFAAQDPANLQVSLETRPPENSIGVITLPSSLMSNLPANDVELASRVQFNFFETPALFQDPALENLSLISYVISSSVANLTVKNLARNVTVTLKHITPSQDELTVRCVFWDLGRNGGRGGWSSDGCSVKDRKQNETVCTCSHLTSFGVLLDLSRTSLPPSQMMALTFITYIGCGLSSIFLSVTLVTYLAFEKLRRDYPSKILIQLCAALLLLNLAFLLDSWIALYDMRGLCISVAVFLHYFLLVSFTWMGLEAFHMYLALVKVFNTYIRKYILKFCIVGWGVPAVVVTIVLAISPNNYGLGSYGKFPNGSPDDFCWINSNAVFYITVVGYFCVIFLLNVSMFIVVLVQLCRIKKKKQLGAQRKTSIQDLRSVAGLTFLLGITWGFAFFAWGPVNVTFMYLFAIFNTLQGFFIFIFYCVAKENVRKQWRRYLCCGKFRLAENSDWSKTATNGLKKQTVNQGVSSSSNSLQSNSNSTHSTTLLVNTDCSGLVSGNGNASTEKNGVSFSVQNGDVCLHDFTGKQHMFTEKEDTCNGKSRIALRRTSKRGSLHFIEQM